One window of Elaeis guineensis isolate ETL-2024a chromosome 11, EG11, whole genome shotgun sequence genomic DNA carries:
- the LOC105061140 gene encoding heavy metal-associated isoprenylated plant protein 3-like translates to MGEKEEKGDEKPKKGDGEKKGAGDEKKKKEGGGGGGGKKEEGPAAVVLKVDMHCEGCAHKIKRSVKGLEGVEGVKADVATNKLTVLGKADPWKLKERVEAKTRKKVDIISPANPPKKDAGGDAKKPAGGDAKKPNDKKPKAPAPSTVMLKIRLHCEGCIQRIRKTILKIKGVEDVSVDTPKDLVTVKGTMDVKNLPVILKEKLKRSVEIVQPKKDGGGGGGEKKEKGGGGEKKEKGDGGGGEKKDGGKKDDGEKAAATPVAAAAVPEVNKMDYYGPYGYRIEMVHAPQLFSDENPNACSIM, encoded by the exons ATGGGTGAG aaggaagagaaaggagacGAGAAGCCGAAAAAGGGTGATGGGGAGAAGAAGGGAGCAGgagacgagaagaagaagaaggaaggaggCGGTGgcggaggaggaaagaaagaggagGGTCCGGCCGCTGTGGTGTTGAAGGTCGATATGCATTGCGAGGGTTGCGCTCACAAGATCAAACGCTCGGTCAAAGGCTTAGAAG GGGTGGAAGGCGTGAAGGCGGACGTCGCGACCAACAAGTTGACGGTTCTGGGGAAAGCGGATCCCTGGAAGCTCAAAGAGCGGGTGGAGGCCAAAACCCGCAAGAAAGTCGACATCATCTCCCCTGCGAACCCCCCCAAGAAGGACGCCGGCGGCGACGCCAAGAAGCCCGCCGGCGGCGATGCCAAGAAACCAAACGACAAGAAACCCAAAGCG CCTGCGCCCTCCACCGTGATGCTCAAGATTCGTCTCCACTGCGAGGGCTGCATTCAGAGAATCCGGAAAACTATCCTCAAAATTAAAG GGGTGGAGGACGTTAGCGTCGATACGCCGAAGGATCTGGTAACCGTTAAGGGCACGATGGACGTGAAGAACCTCCCGGTGATCCTCAAAGAGAAGCTCAAGAGGAGCGTGGAGATCGTCCAGCCAAAGAAGGACGGCGGTGGCGGCGGtggggagaagaaggagaagggcgGCGGAGgcgagaagaaggagaagggcgACGGAGGAGGTGGGGAGAAGAAGGATGGAGGTAAGAAGGACGACGGAGAGAAGGCCGCAGCGACACCGGTGGCGGCGGCTGCGGTGCCGGAGGTGAATAAGATGGACTACTACGGGCCGTACGGTTACCGCATAGAGATGGTGCACGCACCGCAGCTCTTCAGCGACGAGAACCCCAACGCATGCTCGATAATGTGA